The genomic segment ATCAAGGCGCGTCATTAGATACCATTATTCATACGGTCAAGGCCCCGGAGGAACTGCTCAAGAGGCCCTATCTTCAGCCTGTCTATGATGAGCCGGAATTTATCGTGCGCAACATCTGGCGTTTGTACGGCGGTTGGTATGATGGCACGCCCTCACATCTGAAACCTGCCTCTGAACAGGAACAAGCCGAGGAAATCGCCAGGCTTGCAGGGGGAGCTGATAAACTGGCAGCCAGGGCTAAAGAGCTTTCAGAAGCAGGTAACTTTCGCCTGGCCTGCCACCTGGCCGACTGGGCTTACCTTGCCGCTCAGGAGGACTCAGAAGTTCGCAAAACAGTCCAGCAGATTTACACCGCTCGGGCGGAAGCTGAACCCTCAACCATGGCCATGGGAATTTATTTAGCCAAGGCCCGGGAGATGACAGAAACGCAGGAGGATGAAGGAGAAGTAAGAGAAGCAGGAGTGCTTCAGGCCCAGAATGAGCGGGGCCAGAGAGGTCCCCGCAGTTAAACCGATCACTATTTTAAGCGCAGAAAGCTCTGCTCCGCGCTTTAGAGGGAGGAATATTAAGCCCTGAATAATTAAAGTTTGGTTTCTTTCCGTTCGATGTTTATGAAGCTGATTAAAATTCATCCAGTAATTATAAGCCTTCGAGCAAACGGGCCGCATCCTGCCTTATTTTTTTCAGGTCTTCTTCATTAGGGCGGCCGCGAAGATCACCGAGTCGGCCTTTGGTACTGCGTTCTTCCGAACCGTGAAATTCACCTGGCACATACCATTCATCCAGAATAGTAAAACCCAGATGCTCAAAAAATTGACCGGCATGCTTGCCTGCAGGGATGGCCTCATTGATTCCGGTATGGGGCCCGGAAAAGGTCATAAAAATGAGGGTGTTTTTACCCGGAACTTTGGGTGCGCCAAGTTTCACACGCCCTTGCTTGCTATATTCGCTGAACTTGTTCTTTAAAAAGGCATCCATCGGCTCAGGCGGATGCCATTGATAGGAGGGGAAACCGATGCACAGGAGGTCATAATCATAATAATTGATATCTTCCGCCGCTTCGGGCTTCATAATTACCACGTCCGCGCCGGTTGATTCCAGGCCTTGTTTAATAGCATAGGCCACCTTCTCCGTATTTTTGGTTTTCGACCAGTAGATGATCGCACATTTTTTCATGAGGGCTCCTCTCCCACTTCTCTTCTTACGGCTTCCTGAATTCATATGCTTAGGACACTCAACCTGCAAATATTAGACTCTTACTTGATTTCACCTCTGGTTCGCGCCATGAAGTCCTTCACCGGCCTGGCCTGACCTTCTGAAGCCAATCAGGTCCGGAGCTAGAGCCCGATGTCCGGCCGCTTAAATAATGGGAATCATTTTACGATAGAGGTCATGATTAATGAGGCCGTTACTATCAATTTTTCTGCTTTATTATTTCAACCAGCTTTGGCATGATTTCCCCGGATGGCCCGTGAAGGCTGATCTTGCAGAAGGGCGTGAGCTCGCTTTCATAGAGATTAACTTCAATGACAGGGTGCCCCTGCCTCATAATCTGCTGCGGGAAAGCGGCGGCCGGATAGACGGTGGCTGAAGTGCCGATGACGAGCATGCAATCACATCTTGAAGATTCTTCCTGGCACCTCTGCAAGACATCAGGGGGTATGGGTTCACCAAAAGCGACTCCATCGCTCTTGATGATTCCACCGCATTTCGGACACTTGGGCGGCAGGGCCTCAAGGGATATTTCTTCCCTTTTATACCTCGTATTACAGTCGAGGCATCTAAGCAAGGTGTAGTTCCCATGAATTTCCAAGACATTGGAGCTTCCCGCGGCCTTGTGAAGGTTATCCACGTTCTGGGTAATGAGGGCCTTTAAAATGTCCATCTTTTCGAGATCAGCCAAGGCAATGTGTCCTGGATTCGGGGCTGATTTTTCAAGCGCCTTTCTCAGTTCAACCATGGGTCCGGTCGGATTCAGCCTTTCTTCCCAGGACTTTTTAGGGTCAGCTAAAAAACGTTGAAAGCCATCCATCGGCGGTTCCCCATGCTTTGTCCAGAGGCCTCCCGGACCGCGAAAGGGAGGGATGCCGCTTTCAACGCTCATGCCTGCACCGGTCAGCGCCACGACATATCCAGCCTGTAGTATGGTTTCCTGAGCCTCAACCAATTTTTCTCTGTCTAATTCCTTGGTCTGATCCATTTTTTCACTCCGTAATTTTTAAGGCAGATAAAATTTTTAAAATACTTCCTTTCCTCCTACCAAGGACTAACCCTTGTACCTGACCTAACAATCTATGGATCCTAACAAATAGAGAGCTTAAATTTATATGGATTTTGAAAACTCTTCTTCAATTGCCTGCTCAGAGAGTCTTATTGCTTCTTTATGGATACATTCAGAGGTTGCGTTGCTCGCCAACAGAATGAACTTTACGCTATGATAGCGCATGAAAAAATAATTAGCAACAAAGTGCCATTGACACTATTAAAAAAAGCATAATAACTGTGATACCAGCCGATTTTTCCTAATTGAATAAAGATGAATTAACAGTATGCGCCAATTCTCCCTTGACAAAAGCATGCCAGGTTTTACTTGAAATTCTACCCATTTTCGTCCATCAATACGGCAGCATTTTTTTAAGTCATTATGGAATGAATTTTAAGCTGTCAGAAGCAAAGCTGGTATTTAGCAGTCATTGTTGTATAATCTCAGGCAAAATTATGAGGCGATTGACGCTACTTTTTATATTCCTGCCTTCGACACGGCCAAGCACGCTAAGCTAAAAATTTTGTTGGCATCGAAAAGCGCTTTGTCTACAAGCTAAACAAGTACTGTATCGGTTTTATCCTTTATTCCTCGGCTAGACGCTTCAAAAGAATCTCGACAACCTTCTCCCCATGGCTTTCCTGCAGGAAATGGCCTGCACCTTCAATCTCGTCAAACGTGGCCTGAGGAAAAGTGGACGCCCACTGCCTGCCCCACTCGGTAGTGAATACGTCATCTCTGGGGCCCCAGATGAAGTGAACCGGTTTGGTCCATTTATTAAGGGCATCGAAGCATAGAGTCTGGATAACCGCATTGCCTCGATCCGGACGGGCAAAGGGGAGAGACCGAGGAAATTGTCTTGGTCCGGCCTTGGTGGCATCTCCATCGAACGGCGCATCATAGGCTTTCACTATGGCGTCATCCACCTCACGACCGATAATTCTGTTATAGTAGTTGAAAAAAATTTGACCAGTTATCTGGTTTTCCGCCAACATGTTACCGGGTTGCCAGTAGTGATTCCAGTTGACAAGCGCCTGAGTGTATTGATACTCGGCGTGGTGGAGCCAGGTGTTCATGATCACAAGACGGCTGAACCGATCAGGCATGTCTACGGCTTGGCGCAGACCGATCGGGCCGCCCCAATCCTGACAGAAAACCGTAATGTCGGTTAGGTCGAGATGTTGGATCAGGTCGGTTATTGACCGGCAGTGGCGTTCAATGCTGTACCAATCATCATCAATGACCTTATCGCTCTTGCCAAAACCGATGCAATCAGGAGCAATACATCGGTAGCCCGCATCTACAAGAGGTGGAATCATGCGCCGATATAGATAACTCCAGGTTGGCATTCCATGCATACAGAGCATAACTGAGGCTTCTTTTGGGCCTTCGTCAACATAATGCATCCGTATACCCTGCCAATCGAACCAATTGGGTTCGAACGGGTACAACTCTAAGTCCTTAAATTTTTCATCTGGGGTTCGGATCACTTCCGGCATAACTGATCCTCCTTAAATAACAAATAATATAACGATTGGCCTTAACTTAAACCGTCTGTAAAGTCGGGACTTTCCTCTCAGGGATCTCAATAGATAATTCTTCATAAAAACTCGAATTTTAATTCCCTAAGTGGCTTTACTTTTTTCCAATTTTTTTCGTAGATAATCAAAGCCAGGGGTTAGCTTGGCCTTGATACCTCTGGCCAGAAGGGTCTTCACGGGCATACCCATGTTTAAACGTCCACCGGCTTTGAATAGGTTGGCGCTAACTTCAAATATTAATGAACCTGGCAGGCCGATGGCGATCTCGTAATCGAACACACCTGAAAATGTCCGGTCCCCTGTCCCGGGAATAACAATCTGCGGTACCTGGGTTAAAAAAGGAATCAAACCGCCCTTCATGCATGATTCCCCAAAACCCCAATAGGAGGAAGTCGGGAAATTCCGGCCGTCGTAAACCAAGGCCTGGATGATGTGTGTTATTTGCTCTCCGTTGCCATAAATCAGAACCGTATCAGGAACAACGATAGATTTGGGCAAAGGGGAAACAATGAAGCCCGTATATTCTTTCCTTAAATCCGCATTTTCCCCGAACAATCCCCGTGTGAAATTCTGCAGCCGCTTTTCTGCTTCCTCGTCTCGGTGCCAGCCCTGCCGGACCTGACTCTCGAAGCGATCCTCTTCGGAGATGTCTTCCCAACCGTGAGAGGCTGTGGAGGGGACACAGAAGTTGTCGTCGCCGGTCATGGCCACGTTCCAACCCCAACGGCGGGCGTAAGTGAAACCCTGGCACAAGGACCACTCCTCCCCCCGGGCCGAGGGCCGCATGATCTTGTCGTCCGGTATTTCAGAAACATCCTTGATGTACTTAATAGCCACCGGCATACTTGCCAGGTGGAGCCTGTCATAGAGCGTTTGCCCAGCTTGTTGGTAATCGTTCAAATTTGACATAATAATCCTCCAAATTGAATTGTCTTGAAAATCAACCTGCTGCCTGTCAGTTCTAAGCTAACACGTTTTTCACAAACTCTTTGGCTTTAGCCACGTCTTCTTCGTTGGGATGTCCGGTCATCTGTTTGACCATGCCTTCCCACTGCTCGTCAGTTAAATTCTGCCTCTTCTTTACCATCTCATGTAAAGATTCAGTCAAAGCCCCTTGGCAGTCGAAAGAGCCCTTGTATTCAATACCTTTTTCCTGGCAGGCGGTGGTTATAGGTTCTGTATATTTATCCAGGGCCTGTTCCGGATAGGCTGGGGCGAAATGGGTAATGAAACCGGCCATTTTTTGGCTTGAACCTGCTTGAATGCCGCTTAAAAATTCTTTAATCGGTCCGGCCAGATTACTGGCGTGGATCGGCGAGCCGATAAAGATGAAATCACATCCAGCCAGATCACCGGCACTGACATCTTCAAGTTTTTTCAGCTCGGCCTCATTAGCCTGGGATGCTTCCTCGTAGATGGCCGTGGCGATCTTTTCCGTATTTCCGGTCTGGCTAAAATAAGTAACTAAAACTTTCATGATGTAACCTCCTTTTTAAAGTTTGCTAATTACGTCGGCCCAGTCGTCCCGAAGGCGACCGGGCGAGAGAATCAGAATCCCAGGATTAGGGACGCGCCCAGGAAAACCAGTCCCGGCACGGCGAAAAACACAAATCCAAGTCCGGCCGCTCTTTGCTGGTGCTCCTTAATCGATCCGATCAGAACATCAAAGCTGAAGGCAAACGAGGCTGCCCCGAGCACGAACAAAACCCACACATACCAGACCGGAGAAGGCGCCTTGAAAAAAATGACAGCGCCCAGAACACCGATAATAATCCCCAGTATAAAATTGACCATTTCGTCCTTCCTTTCAGCATGTTTTCAGGTGTTCTCTTGAACACTTTACTCCTTTGCCAGGGCCGCTCCTTTCTGCGGCATCTCCCACCAGTCCTTTCTTTCATCAGGCGCGGCCAGCCCATATCCAAACAGGTCGTCGAACCAGGCATAGTACCTGGAGAGAGAAGGCAGCTTGGCCGAAAGCGGCCTTATTATTTTATGCAGCGCGGTCTCATCCAGCTTGTTCCAGGGACAGGAGGCCAAACAGACTCCACAGTAGGACCCTTTGGAGGAGGTGTATGCGCTGCATTTTTCACAGTCTTCATAGTACACCCTTTTTCCGGTTGATGAATAAGGGCCCATAGGCTCCCAGGACGGATCGTCGTCACTACTGATGGCTCCAACCGGGCAGGCACGTGCGCATTTTTTGCAGCCCCGACAAAACTCCTGAAGCCCGAAATCAATGGGCTTGTCAAGGGCCAGGGGCAGGTCGGTCAGGATCATGGCAAACCTGATCCCGCCTCCGAAATAGGGTGATATGACGCGGTTGGTGCGGCCCATCTCACCCATACCGGCCATGATGGCGAAGGGTACGGGATTTATGTTGAAAAATTGAATGTCAACGGCCTTGTAACCGATACCGCGGATAAAATTCATCAGCTTTTCCTCGGCCATGTGGGCTTCTTCATACCCGGTGCGGTCCGCCGCGCTGCCCAGTGCGCCAGGCGCGTTAGCTGCGGCCATGAGCGGAACACGCCCCGCGACCAGGATGATGTACTTAAAAGCCTCGGGTATCAGCACCTTGCCTTCCATAAACGAAGGCAGCTCCACGTCAGAACTGATCTCAACGCCGGGACGGACCCAAGTCAGGTCCAGGGCCGTAAAGCCGATCTGGGCGGCGCTGAGGTGTCTGGCCGCCTTTTCGATCATGTATGAGGCCTCGATCTCGCTGCCTTGCCAGGGTTCCGTGCCCAGATCCTCGGGGTTGTGCACCTGACCACTTATAAGCTCCCGGATTTGCCGCCATTCGTTGATGATCCCACCGTCGATACTGATGCCTGCTTGAAAAAAAGTCTGAGAGGCGGAAACCATGGAAACATCGGGCAGGGTGAATCCGGGCGCCTGCTTTTTGATGTTGGCGATAATGCTCGGCCTCTGGCCAGCAGAGGCTTCCGGATTCTGCAGTCTGCGTATGATGGCCATCTGAATCATGTGGGTAGTGGGCTTTTCGATTTTTGAGGTATCAACCTCCACCGTAATCCTGTCTGTGGACTTGACCCACCAGGGATAGCGTTTTTTCTGGTCCCGGTAGACAAAGCCCTCCGGGATTTTTCCGGGCTCTCCAAAACCGTGCTCTGAAGTCGTGCTCTTTTCTTCGGTCATGTTTCCCCTTGTCTAAAAATCGTGTGCATCAGCAAACATTCAACCATCCGGTCGCTGTAAGCGATCTATAAAGCAGGTTAAAGCAAGCATTACTGCGCAACCCGTGTTCTGTCATGCTTCAGAGGTGCAGCCGTTGGAATCATCCAAGTCCGGCCTTAAGGCCGGCGATCATCTTGTCCCGCATGTCCATGCTGTTCTTGGACGGCTCTTTGAAACCGGGTTTGCAGCGATCAACACAGGTTCCACAAGCAATGCCTGTGAGAAGCCCTAATATGAGATTGACCATGATATAACCCCCTTTCCTGGCAGAGCAGGTCAGGTTGCCGCGATGAAATCG from the Deltaproteobacteria bacterium genome contains:
- a CDS encoding NAD-dependent deacylase; translated protein: MDQTKELDREKLVEAQETILQAGYVVALTGAGMSVESGIPPFRGPGGLWTKHGEPPMDGFQRFLADPKKSWEERLNPTGPMVELRKALEKSAPNPGHIALADLEKMDILKALITQNVDNLHKAAGSSNVLEIHGNYTLLRCLDCNTRYKREEISLEALPPKCPKCGGIIKSDGVAFGEPIPPDVLQRCQEESSRCDCMLVIGTSATVYPAAAFPQQIMRQGHPVIEVNLYESELTPFCKISLHGPSGEIMPKLVEIIKQKN
- a CDS encoding DUF169 domain-containing protein yields the protein MSNLNDYQQAGQTLYDRLHLASMPVAIKYIKDVSEIPDDKIMRPSARGEEWSLCQGFTYARRWGWNVAMTGDDNFCVPSTASHGWEDISEEDRFESQVRQGWHRDEEAEKRLQNFTRGLFGENADLRKEYTGFIVSPLPKSIVVPDTVLIYGNGEQITHIIQALVYDGRNFPTSSYWGFGESCMKGGLIPFLTQVPQIVIPGTGDRTFSGVFDYEIAIGLPGSLIFEVSANLFKAGGRLNMGMPVKTLLARGIKAKLTPGFDYLRKKLEKSKAT
- a CDS encoding flavodoxin; the protein is MKVLVTYFSQTGNTEKIATAIYEEASQANEAELKKLEDVSAGDLAGCDFIFIGSPIHASNLAGPIKEFLSGIQAGSSQKMAGFITHFAPAYPEQALDKYTEPITTACQEKGIEYKGSFDCQGALTESLHEMVKKRQNLTDEQWEGMVKQMTGHPNEEDVAKAKEFVKNVLA
- a CDS encoding reductive dehalogenase codes for the protein MTEEKSTTSEHGFGEPGKIPEGFVYRDQKKRYPWWVKSTDRITVEVDTSKIEKPTTHMIQMAIIRRLQNPEASAGQRPSIIANIKKQAPGFTLPDVSMVSASQTFFQAGISIDGGIINEWRQIRELISGQVHNPEDLGTEPWQGSEIEASYMIEKAARHLSAAQIGFTALDLTWVRPGVEISSDVELPSFMEGKVLIPEAFKYIILVAGRVPLMAAANAPGALGSAADRTGYEEAHMAEEKLMNFIRGIGYKAVDIQFFNINPVPFAIMAGMGEMGRTNRVISPYFGGGIRFAMILTDLPLALDKPIDFGLQEFCRGCKKCARACPVGAISSDDDPSWEPMGPYSSTGKRVYYEDCEKCSAYTSSKGSYCGVCLASCPWNKLDETALHKIIRPLSAKLPSLSRYYAWFDDLFGYGLAAPDERKDWWEMPQKGAALAKE
- a CDS encoding flavodoxin family protein translates to MKKCAIIYWSKTKNTEKVAYAIKQGLESTGADVVIMKPEAAEDINYYDYDLLCIGFPSYQWHPPEPMDAFLKNKFSEYSKQGRVKLGAPKVPGKNTLIFMTFSGPHTGINEAIPAGKHAGQFFEHLGFTILDEWYVPGEFHGSEERSTKGRLGDLRGRPNEEDLKKIRQDAARLLEGL
- a CDS encoding alpha/beta fold hydrolase; the protein is MPEVIRTPDEKFKDLELYPFEPNWFDWQGIRMHYVDEGPKEASVMLCMHGMPTWSYLYRRMIPPLVDAGYRCIAPDCIGFGKSDKVIDDDWYSIERHCRSITDLIQHLDLTDITVFCQDWGGPIGLRQAVDMPDRFSRLVIMNTWLHHAEYQYTQALVNWNHYWQPGNMLAENQITGQIFFNYYNRIIGREVDDAIVKAYDAPFDGDATKAGPRQFPRSLPFARPDRGNAVIQTLCFDALNKWTKPVHFIWGPRDDVFTTEWGRQWASTFPQATFDEIEGAGHFLQESHGEKVVEILLKRLAEE